A single genomic interval of Leptospirales bacterium harbors:
- the aroE gene encoding shikimate dehydrogenase has translation MARIDGSARLFGILGHPVAHSLSPLLHNTAFESKSINALYAAFNVAEADASLKRALLKLNVSGLSITIPHKSWAFRFCDAADDLSQACEAANTWILREDEYHAYNTDGPGAIRALQTAIPELRGKRHLLLGYGGAAAAIAFALAQVSSPGAILISGRNRRKGRAFAQRVQAGTKRTVVEYVEAPELRAEDFDVVINTTPLGMEGKDQGMPLPSALLAPAHTVFDIVYTPMRTPLIAQAAERRCTVVYGYYMLLYQAALQFELFTGEAAPENLMERELLSALRRKL, from the coding sequence ATGGCCAGAATCGACGGAAGCGCCAGGCTCTTTGGCATACTCGGCCATCCGGTCGCTCACTCCCTATCTCCGCTGCTGCACAACACTGCCTTTGAAAGTAAGTCGATCAACGCTCTTTACGCCGCATTCAATGTTGCCGAGGCCGATGCCTCTTTGAAGCGCGCCTTATTGAAACTGAATGTATCTGGACTCTCCATTACCATTCCTCACAAGAGTTGGGCCTTTCGTTTTTGCGACGCCGCCGATGATCTCAGTCAGGCTTGCGAAGCCGCTAACACCTGGATTTTGCGCGAGGATGAATACCACGCCTACAATACCGATGGCCCTGGCGCTATCCGGGCTTTGCAGACGGCCATCCCAGAGTTGCGCGGAAAGCGCCATCTGTTGCTGGGCTACGGCGGCGCGGCGGCGGCCATTGCTTTTGCCCTGGCTCAGGTCTCGTCGCCTGGCGCTATTCTGATCAGCGGCAGAAATCGCCGCAAAGGCCGCGCTTTTGCCCAGCGCGTGCAAGCGGGAACAAAACGGACCGTTGTTGAATATGTTGAAGCGCCGGAACTCAGGGCGGAAGATTTTGATGTAGTAATCAATACCACTCCGCTTGGCATGGAGGGCAAGGATCAAGGTATGCCCTTGCCCTCCGCGCTGCTGGCGCCAGCTCATACGGTATTTGATATCGTCTATACTCCGATGCGTACGCCCTTGATTGCCCAGGCAGCGGAGCGTCGCTGTACAGTAGTTTACGGATACTATATGTTGCTCTACCAGGCGGCCTTGCAGTTTGAACTATTTACGGGGGAAGCGGCGCCGGAGAATTTGATGGAGCGCGAGTTGCTCAGCGCGCTGCGCCGGAAACTGTGA
- a CDS encoding DUF1820 family protein, whose translation MARSSERRLYRVLFQNQGRVYELYARSVGQGGIFGFIEIEELVFGEKSQLLVDPNEDHLRKEFENTRRIFVPLHAVIRIDEVERDALARSRIVPLPASEKASGESRLTPIYTPGPGAEN comes from the coding sequence ATGGCCAGGAGCTCGGAGCGTCGACTTTACCGTGTTCTATTCCAGAACCAGGGTCGAGTCTATGAGCTTTATGCCCGCAGCGTTGGCCAGGGCGGCATCTTCGGCTTCATTGAAATAGAGGAGCTGGTCTTTGGCGAGAAGTCCCAGCTGCTGGTCGATCCAAATGAGGACCATTTACGCAAAGAATTCGAAAATACGCGGCGGATCTTTGTGCCGTTGCATGCCGTCATCCGAATCGATGAAGTGGAACGTGACGCGCTGGCGCGAAGTCGGATCGTCCCGCTGCCTGCTTCAGAGAAAGCGTCGGGCGAAAGTCGACTGACGCCCATCTACACGCCAGGTCCAGGCGCAGAAAACTGA
- the fliD gene encoding flagellar filament capping protein FliD: MPAPPMMDLGSGINTRDTINKLLEVERAPIARIQADNQMNEVRIMAWDEVRNRARSLADKSRLIYSFAGAFATRGVVSSDPGAITGEAAPNVELGRTDIEVVQLASNHQVRSNAVSLEDTLPAGRFVIKVADREIAIQFGGGHISDLYRQLRSQGADLFDASSLNPESGKQVISLRSRISGERGRFQFTDPDGVLQRVGLVGAAVEGARTPVQKSLSFEGASPYTRPGGTQAAPIASTIEEGGAALRLEGSGAVAIGATLPEKAQLRLRITRLDQSPTSAPEGAAPANSAAPASSPPAAAAGERIATGPDLSVQVGDVQLHGYQIERERSQIPQPAAASNPAAGQPPVVAPAPGAARFGVGIEYRENGELRTREEIRELHASGESQEIQMDLVAPGPVERIYFFNESGAARFQAATISGETPAQATAVNETQAARDAILKINGVEVRRSENQKLTDVMQGVSLNLNRVTNGPVEVQIMVNAEEIMKQIVEWVKAYNELVVFCRDNSQAGDSQFTPPSQQDQRQQQQQQNSQESHQRGLFASDATVRQLVSGVRLTVSSSYPSVERNGYRVLSDIGLSTGEVGQTWSGGDIRDEVKYGLLVINEERLQGALTANPDSVRQLFASDTNEDNLPDNGVAIAMERLLQPYVRPTGGVISARVDLLKEQIRANKREIDRRELAAQNMEQNLRERFGRMERAVQENRSMGEYLRRNSPGGGN, translated from the coding sequence ATGCCCGCGCCCCCCATGATGGATCTCGGATCCGGCATCAATACCCGCGATACGATCAACAAATTGCTGGAAGTCGAACGCGCTCCCATTGCCCGCATCCAGGCGGACAACCAGATGAACGAAGTCCGTATCATGGCCTGGGATGAGGTGCGCAATCGCGCTCGCAGCCTGGCGGACAAGAGCCGCTTGATCTATTCCTTTGCTGGCGCCTTCGCAACCCGCGGCGTCGTATCCAGCGATCCTGGCGCGATTACAGGCGAGGCGGCGCCCAATGTAGAGCTCGGGCGTACGGACATCGAAGTCGTTCAACTGGCGAGCAACCACCAGGTGCGCAGCAATGCCGTCTCCCTCGAAGACACCCTGCCTGCCGGCCGATTCGTAATCAAGGTAGCCGATCGCGAAATTGCCATTCAATTTGGCGGCGGACACATCAGCGATCTCTACCGACAACTGCGCAGCCAGGGCGCCGACCTCTTTGATGCCAGTTCGCTGAACCCGGAGAGCGGCAAGCAGGTAATCAGCCTGCGCTCTCGAATCAGCGGCGAACGCGGACGCTTCCAGTTTACTGACCCCGATGGAGTTCTGCAGCGCGTTGGCCTGGTCGGGGCCGCCGTGGAAGGTGCGCGGACTCCAGTACAGAAGTCGCTTTCGTTTGAAGGCGCATCGCCCTACACTCGACCTGGCGGAACTCAGGCGGCGCCCATTGCCTCGACCATCGAGGAGGGCGGCGCGGCCTTGCGCCTCGAAGGTTCAGGCGCGGTGGCGATAGGCGCTACGCTGCCGGAGAAGGCGCAGCTGCGTCTGCGCATCACGCGCCTCGATCAGTCGCCGACCAGCGCGCCAGAGGGCGCCGCGCCGGCCAATTCTGCGGCCCCGGCGTCTTCGCCGCCGGCCGCCGCCGCAGGCGAGCGCATTGCGACCGGGCCCGATCTGAGCGTTCAGGTTGGCGATGTGCAGTTGCATGGCTACCAGATTGAACGGGAGCGCAGCCAGATTCCGCAGCCGGCCGCCGCATCCAATCCGGCGGCTGGCCAGCCGCCTGTTGTGGCGCCAGCGCCGGGAGCGGCTCGTTTTGGCGTAGGTATCGAGTACCGTGAAAATGGCGAGCTGAGAACTCGCGAAGAAATTCGCGAACTCCACGCCAGCGGAGAAAGTCAGGAGATCCAGATGGATCTGGTCGCGCCCGGTCCTGTGGAGCGAATCTATTTTTTCAACGAGAGCGGCGCTGCGCGCTTTCAGGCGGCTACGATTAGCGGCGAGACGCCTGCGCAGGCAACAGCCGTCAATGAAACCCAGGCGGCGCGCGATGCGATTTTGAAAATCAACGGCGTTGAAGTGCGCCGTTCGGAAAACCAGAAACTGACCGACGTGATGCAGGGCGTAAGCCTCAATCTTAACCGCGTGACAAACGGACCCGTCGAAGTGCAAATCATGGTCAACGCCGAAGAGATCATGAAACAGATCGTGGAGTGGGTCAAAGCCTACAATGAACTGGTGGTTTTTTGCCGCGATAACTCACAGGCCGGCGATTCGCAGTTTACTCCGCCTTCGCAGCAGGATCAGCGGCAGCAGCAACAGCAGCAAAACTCGCAGGAAAGCCATCAGCGCGGTCTTTTTGCATCGGATGCCACGGTCCGCCAACTGGTCTCCGGGGTGCGTCTGACAGTTTCCTCCTCCTACCCCAGCGTCGAACGCAATGGCTACCGGGTATTGTCCGACATTGGCCTGTCGACGGGCGAGGTCGGTCAGACCTGGTCAGGCGGGGATATCCGCGATGAAGTCAAGTATGGATTGCTGGTCATCAATGAGGAGCGGCTGCAAGGCGCTTTGACCGCCAACCCCGATTCGGTTCGCCAGCTTTTTGCCTCCGACACCAACGAGGATAATCTTCCGGACAATGGCGTGGCCATTGCCATGGAGCGACTGCTGCAACCCTATGTCCGGCCGACTGGCGGAGTGATCAGCGCCAGGGTAGATCTGCTCAAGGAACAGATCCGCGCCAACAAGCGTGAAATCGACCGACGCGAACTGGCCGCTCAGAATATGGAGCAAAATCTGCGCGAGCGCTTCGGCAGGATGGAGCGAGCAGTGCAGGAAAACCGGTCGATGGGCGAATACCTGCGCAGAAATTCTCCTGGCGGCGGGAACTGA